Proteins from one Penicillium digitatum chromosome 2, complete sequence genomic window:
- a CDS encoding Reverse transcriptase, putative, with the protein MAVAGGGRKPNSPPETEFSKAPPKKPRNHFSTMEELAQSAREVLNTMENDGRGEIYIINFVKSVEQYALNSLKGDKPQVQVMEKVQQALNRLDQPIRTTRQPSGHGSRNGDKGPAPAPPPSLPTSNGSSSIGVSPAELREDREIIVKIRDSDTRETLRRRTPREIVEQAERTREQAARRKASAPLGGGCHFLAAKVLPSGDVKMTANSASGAELLRKHADGWLKSFGPAAHVRKPTWGVVARGIDTKTMLLTQESMAGMAKELVRQNSHSWGDTQVEILHLGWLVKPGKRREGSIIIEFTDPVVANQAITQGTLWQHQVHQTTRFCREGRSKLCLKCQKPGHVHSQCLNEYQCGHCAKQHPTWECAKQGDVEVKCANCGGGHRPTSDACEVRTAAKEGARLALANSPLFHRVPLHFRQRETTKGSTTTSQSQQGLDTPIHAPQQTAQRTTIYRAAPTSNRTVIASHPTENAPHPTENASHPTKEIRRMYTKVGVEKPQRRKEPSHVMRTRSRTSEDDDLPIIPEELAETASAVSQSARSLRSQNQETMQFMTDPEKQLQTSYKKRRMTAPADDMAEDYVMDEQPRTTRRYQLVRHKVAEIDEDAEEEFHDASEHSDDPGTDTNNTTTSQ; encoded by the exons atggctgtcgccggtggtggaagaaaaccaaattcgccccctgaaacagagttttcaaaggcaccccccaagaaaccacggaaccactttagtaccatggaggagctcgctcagagtgctagagaggtgctgaacacaatggaaaatgacggaagaggtgagatatatattatcaactttgtgaaatccgtcgagcaatacgcactgaactccctgaagggggacaaaccgcaggttcaggtcatggaaaaggtgcaacaggcactcaaccgactcgaccagc caattcgaacgactcggcagccttctgggcacggctccagaaatggggacaagggaccggctccggccccccccccatctctcccgacaagcaatggatcatcctcgatcggagtttcgccagctgagctccgcgaagatcgagagattatcgtcaagattcgtgacagcgacacccgcgaaaccctccgccggcggacaccaagggagatcgtcgagcaggctgagaggacacgggagcaagccgcccggaggaaagccagtgccccccttggtggtggctgccacttcttagcggcgaaggttctcccctctggggatgtgaagatgacggcgaatagcgcttccggtgcggagttgctacgaaagcatgctgacggctggttgaaatcattcggcccagcagcacatgttaggaagccgacatggggggtagtagcgcgcggtatcgatacgaagacgatgctgttgacacaggagtcgatggcggggatggcgaaggagctggtacgccaaaacagccactcatggggtgatacccaggttgaaatcctccaccttggctggctagtaaaacctggcaagcgtcgtgaaggctctatcatcattgaattcaccgacccggtggttgcaaaccaggcgatcacgcagggtacgctctggcagcaccaagtgcaccagactacccgcttctgccgagaaggccgttcgaaattatgcctgaaatgtcagaaaccaggacatgtacactcacagtgtctaaacgaataccagtgcggccactgtgcgaagcaacacccgacctgggagtgtgctaagcaaggggacgtcgaagtgaaatgcgccaattgtggcggaggccataggccaacgagcgacgcatgcgaagtaagaacagcagcgaaagaaggggcaagactagcactggctaacagccctctattccatcgtgtgccactccacttccggcaaagggagactacgaagggtagtaccactacctcccagtcccaacagggactcgataccccaatccacgcgccgcagcaaactgcacagcgcacgacgatatatcgggcagcacctacatcgaatcggacggtgatcgcatcgcatccgacagagaacgcacctcatccgacagagaacgcatcgcatccgacaaaagaaattcggaggatgtatacaaaggttggggtggagaagccccaacgaagaaaggagcccagccatgtgatgcgaactagatcgagaacgtcggaggatgacgatctacctatcataccagaggagctcgctgaaactgcctcagcagtaagccagtcggctcgctctttgaggtcacagaaccaagagactatgcagttcatgacagatccggagaaacagctccagacgtcatataagaagaggaggatgacagcaccagctgatgatatggcggaggactacgttatggatgaacaaccccgaacgactcggcgataccaactggtacgacacaaagttgctgaaatcgacgaagatgcggaagaggagttccatgatgcgtcggagcacagtgatgatccaggaacagacaccaacaacaccaccacatctcaatga
- a CDS encoding Protein-tyrosine/Dual-specificity phosphatase translates to MHETDQFREVLNADIRTPIPTALVTRITSLPPFIPLQGVSNFRDLSHDGNKLRPGFVYRSGNLSDIFGAGKSIIATELGITTIFDLRNEGERQKAPAPFITGVDTIWLPYGAQPTTLDLRDFAGPDKGAAGFVKMYLGILEAAAPCFTEIFKHIRDNPEDPFIVHCSAGKDRTGVFAALLLLLINRPHDDVINDYILTRVELESARENLMQAFAVNLGAGGVDVTHLSPEGLGMLELCGVRATSMEAFLISFEKSFRNGIEGYLIDRLGFTQSEISTMRGNLT, encoded by the exons ATGCATGAGACAGACCAATTTCGCGAGGTCTTAAACGCCGATATCAGAACCCCCATCCCCACGGCCCTCGTAACTCGGATCACATCCTTGCCGCCATTCATCCCTCTACAAGGCGTCTCCAACTTTCGCGATCTAAGTCATGATGGCAACAAACTACGCCCAGGATTCGTGTATCGGTCCGGAAATTTGTCCGACATCTTCGGAGCCGGGAAATCCATCATCGCAACCGAATTGGGAATTACTACAATCTTTGACCTCCGGAACGAAGGCGAGCGACAAAAGGCTCCTGCACCTTTTATCACAGGAGTCGATACGATATGGTTACCGTACGGAGCCCAACCGACCACTTTAGATCTTCGCGATTTCGCGGGCCCTGACAAGGGCGCTGCAGGGTTTGTCAAGATGTACCTCGGGATCCTCGAAGCGGCTGCGCCATGTTTCACAGAGATATTCAAGCATATCAGAGATAATCCGGAAGATCCGTTCATCGTTCATTGCTCCG CCGGTAAAGACCGCACAGGGGTCTTCGCTgccctccttctcctcctgaTCAATCGACCTCATGACGATGTTATCAACGACTACATTCTCACTCGAGTCGAACTGGAAAGCGCCCGGGAGAACCTTATGCAGGCATTCGCTGTAAATTTGGGAGCTGGTGGAGTCGACGTCACCCATTTGAGCCCTGAGGGACTGGGTATGCTCGAACTGTGTGGGGTTCGAGCCACTTCCATGGAGGCTTTCTTGATATCATTTGAGAAATCCTTTAGAAACGGCATTGAGGGTTATCTCATCGATAGACTTGGGTTTACACAGAGTGAGATATCGACGATGCGCGGAAACTTAACCTAG